A stretch of DNA from Peribacillus asahii:
TTACTTTTCATCCTTTAATACTTCATCCCATATTTCATTAATTTTTGTTGTATGAAACTTACGATGAATTGTAGACATAGAAATGGTTGATACCTTTTCTAATTGACTGTAGGAGATTCGTCCATATTTTTGGTAAATCATCAATAATTCTCGTTCGCAATCGGATTTAGTAATGATAGGTCTACCTTTCACTTCTTTGACTTTAAAACCGCATGCCCTTCTAACCTCGGTCATTGAACCGAAATGTTGTCTGTAAACCTCGAATGAATAAGCTGTTAATTTCTCCAATTCTTTTATACTAGCTACTTTTCCTAACTCTTTGCATATTTTTTTGTATTCATTAATTAATTCCTCATCACTAACATTATCAGCTACAAATTCTATTTTATCTTTCCGTCCACAAGCCTTTGTTATTTCCGCCCAAGACATATTTAAATATTTAATCAAAATACGAGGATGTGGAAAATCCTTCTTGTTTCGATTTTCAATATAGAATGTCTTCGTATAGCTTCCTAAACGCTTGAATTCACCTTTTAAAGCTTCTAACATATCTTCTGGTGGTAATAAATATCTTTCTGGCTTTAAACCAATTTCCAGTACAACATCGTACCAACTTGCTTTTAATCGCCGACAAATTTGGCTACTTGAAATACTTCCTTTTTCTTTTAATAAATCATATTTTGCACGATTAGTTGTACCAATTCGTATCAATTCTTTTTTTAAATCAGAAAGTGTTTTCTCATTTGATTTATTATGATTTACTTGCATATATTTCTGTAACCACTCCTGTTAATTAATAATAATTAATTACTTGATTATTAACTTCCTTAGAGACTTTTTGAATTTTTTTTACCCTCAAAGAAGGGAACTTCTATCTCCGTACTCTTACCAGAATTATTTACAATCTTTAGTTTAGATTTATAGCAATGACCTAAAAGTAAAAGACCAATTATTAATTCAATAATTCCTAATTCAAAAAAATTCGAAGAAAGAATCAACCTAAATGATCCTGTAAAAAGCCAAAGACCAATTAGAAATCTTATTATATGAAGTTTGGAAGATGATTCAACAGATGAAACATTACGATAATTAATATTTTCTGAACGATGCCCTATTGGAAAAATACCCAAAAGAGTATTATTAGATTCAACCAGAAGCCTTTTATTGGTGATTTTAAATTTGGTCGGTAGCCAAAATAGAAATAAACTAGATCGACAAGACTCATAATATATAGTTTGCTCTGTAGTATGATTCATAATTGATACCACCTCTACTTATTTATCGAAACACTTTCGAAAGCAAATTAACCCCTTTTATATGTAATTATATTATAACATATATAATTAAGTTTTATATCAAATCCCTTTTAAAAATACAAATTCCACTAACAAGAAACCACCCAATTAACAAGTCTTTTATTGTACATATAAACTTGTAATTTTGAATATAATCTAAAAAAAAGAATAGAAACGAGGTAATATTATGAGGGTACTTGTTAATGGGCTTACAGATTTGGTTATCAATTTTGAAGAAGATGAATTAAAATGTTTATCAGAAACAGAAAAAGATGATTTAATAAGCGCAGCTGTAAAAGAGATTGTTACCGAACAAGTAAGTTGGATGGAAGTCAAATAAAACAGTTATTTAGTTAATAAACTCTAGAGATTCCTAGAGTTTATTATTATTAAGATATAAGCTCAAGAACAGTGTTGATTTTCTTCTTCAGCAATCAGGCCATATTTAACACCAGATAACAGAATATTTGAAGTTAAGATTCTTGCAGAATCAGGAAGGATTTTAAAAGTCGAACAAGAAAATGATTTTGATTAATACATCCTATTCTTGAAGTTTTTTATTCTTATACTATCTATATAGATACAAAAAGGAATCTTCTTATAAGGTTCTTTTTCTTTTGCCCAAAAATCAACATTACCTTTTAACAGAAGCAAGATATAAAAAAAGAAGCACGTCAAAGACTTGCTCCTAAACCTTCTCTGATTCATTTTCTTTTGGCTCATCGCTCTGTTTCTTTTGCTTATTTTTTTTCTTCTGTTTGTTCAATTTTTGTTTTTTAATGTTCTCAATTTTGTCTATTAAATCATTATTTCCTTTTGACTTTGCAAAATCTAAAGCTTCATCCAACTTATTTAAATCAACAAAAGCATCTACAATTAAAGATTCTCTTCGTCCATCCAATTTAATTTCATCTTTAAATTTTAATACAGTATTAGAATCTTTATTGATTGCAGCTTTTTCAAATAAAATAACTGGTTCATCTGAATCAATATCATTAACAGCATCTAAATTATCTTTTGATACCAAATAATTTATTACACTGTAAGAAAATTTCGGTTCTGCATCTATGGCTTCTTGATATTTACCAGTCATTAAATAAGAAAAAAGAATTGCCATTTGATTATCTTCACTCAAATCATCAAAAGATGTTTTGACTTTTTCAAAGCTTTTTGTTGCATTTTCATAATCTTGAATAGCTGCATGTTGAAGTCCTTCTATTAAAAGGTCTTCATCCTTTTGACTACTTGCAAGAGTCGTATTAGTTGGCTCACTCTTTTCGTTACTAAATATATTGATAACGAGAAAAATTAAGACCACAGATATAATCACTCCTGCAATGACTTTTAATTTAGATCCATCAACAATTGTTTTTTTAGTATTATCATCTTCTACGAAAGTAACATGGGAAGATTTAATGGATCTTTCCTTTTTTGGTTTTACTTCTTTTTTTATAGCCTTAAATTTTGCTTCTTTTTTTGGTTTTTTAGGCGTATTTATTTTCTTTTCAACATCATTTTTAATTGCAGAAAAAATAGATTTCTTGGGTTTCTCCACTATCTCTTGTTGAATTTCCTCTTTTTCTCTTAATCCTTCAAGAATAACTAACATATCATTTAATGTATTAGCTTGGTAAATTTTCGATACGACCTTATAACGCTCTTGACTTGATTTATTAAGTGCCGTATCTAATCCGTTAATTCTTATTTCATCATATTTAGCTGATGTTAAAATAAATAATGCTATCCTTTTTATCTGAAGATCAATCTCTTCTTCAATATATGATGAAGCTGGCATTAACCCTTTTACTCCGCGATACAAAAACTTAATTTCTTGTTTTTCTGGATTAATAAGAATATTTTTATCATCTAAAACTGTAACCAATTTTTCTAAATTTTTCAGATCAATGGCCATTTCACATAGTTGTTTTATACATTCATATTTTTCCTCATTTGTAGAGTTTGATTTAAAAACTCCTAAAGGTAAAAATCCATTTTCAACTTCCATTTCCATCAATAACGTTGTTTTATTTTGTGTTAAATCTAAATTAGTAATAGGAAACATAAACGGAATATCTTTTATGAATTGAATCTCTTCAATAGAATGAACATTGGTTTTTTCTAAAGGAACTTCATAAGTTACTTTATTTTTATCAAAACCCAACGTACCCTCGTTAAAACTAATCTTTTTCAATCATCCATCCTCCTTACATCAATAATATAAGGAACAAAATACCTCGTTAACTAGGATTTTGTTCCTTGTATTAATATTAAACTAATTTTACATCATCATTATTTAATGGCTCTGGTTGTTCTGGCTCCGGTTGTGGGTCGATTGGGTCAACTGGTTGTTCTGGCTCCGGTTGTGGGTCGACTGGGTTAACTGGTTGTTCTGGCTCCGGTTGTGGGTCGACTGGGTCAACTGGTTGTTCTGGCTCCGGTTGTGGGTCGACTGGGTTAACTGGTTGTTCTGGCTCCGGTTGTGGGTCGACTGGGTCAACTGGTTGTTCTGGCTCCGGTTGTGGGTCGACTGGGTTAACTGGTTGTTCTGGCTCCGGTTGTGGGTCGATTGGGTCAACTGGTTGTTCTGGCTCCGGTTGTGGGTCGATTGGGTCAACTGGTTGTTCTGGCTCCGGTTGTGGGTCGATTGG
This window harbors:
- a CDS encoding homing endonuclease associated repeat-containing protein, with protein sequence MQVNHNKSNEKTLSDLKKELIRIGTTNRAKYDLLKEKGSISSSQICRRLKASWYDVVLEIGLKPERYLLPPEDMLEALKGEFKRLGSYTKTFYIENRNKKDFPHPRILIKYLNMSWAEITKACGRKDKIEFVADNVSDEELINEYKKICKELGKVASIKELEKLTAYSFEVYRQHFGSMTEVRRACGFKVKEVKGRPIITKSDCERELLMIYQKYGRISYSQLEKVSTISMSTIHRKFHTTKINEIWDEVLKDEK
- a CDS encoding DUF7167 family protein, whose translation is MRVLVNGLTDLVINFEEDELKCLSETEKDDLISAAVKEIVTEQVSWMEVK